One genomic region from Xyrauchen texanus isolate HMW12.3.18 chromosome 4, RBS_HiC_50CHRs, whole genome shotgun sequence encodes:
- the LOC127636767 gene encoding prostaglandin E synthase-like — MLENDVSTCFIFYSTLLILKMYIIAIITGQVRLRKKAFANPEDAVRHGGVQYCRIDPYVERCRRAHHNDMENIFPFFFLGAVYSMTGPSYSVAQIHFLVFFLGRVLHSVAYLLSFKAPTRSFAYVIAQVPCVSMAIQILVDVASFAYR, encoded by the exons ATGCTTGAAAACGATGTATCGACGTGCTTCATCTTCTACAGCACGCTGTTAATTTTAAAGATGTACATCATTGCCATCATCACGGGGCAAGTGAGACTTCGGAAAAAA GCGTTCGCGAATCCCGAGGATGCCGTTAGACACGGAGGTGTGCAGTATTGCCGCATCGATCCTTACGTGGAGCGCTGTAGGAG aGCACATCACAATGACATGGAGAACATTTTCCCCTTTTTTTTCCTAGGGGCCGTATATTCCATGACTGGCCCCTCATATTCAGTAGCACAGATTCACTttctggtgttcttcctgggtcGAGTTCTTCACAGTGTGGCATACCTGTTATCATTTAAAGCACCAACACGTTCATTTGCCTACGTCATCGCTCAGGTGCCTTGTGTTTCCATGGCAATACAGATTCTTGTGGATGTAGCCTCATTTGCATATCGCTGA